A region of uncultured Desulfobacter sp. DNA encodes the following proteins:
- a CDS encoding aspartate aminotransferase family protein codes for MTNMRKIYNYNGFSTEPDNNIFNLEDNFGAHHYSRINLVVRRAQGCWLTDDKGNKYLDCLAAYSAANPGHHHPAITNALISALTGHYASVISNVVFTDPLGIFLSECATFAPQLGERFGAHGNKVLAKNGGVESVETALKAMRYYGFKQKGIEDGKQEIIVFNRNFHGRTISVVSFSSNKKYNEGFGPLTPGFVSVPFGDLDAAEKAVTSNTCGILVEPFQGEGGMVIPPRGFLKGLRKLADEKDLFLVCDEIQVGLGRTGKRFCFEHEGIVPDGLILGKALSGGLVPLSVFITNAQIMDMIFSKGSDGSTFGGYPLACVAGTAALKVFMDEKLDEQSAEKGKRLKKRIEDIGKRSPHVKEVRGLGLFIGIEVKEGNAMEFCRKLLKERLVVNDSHGHTIRISPPLVINDEEMDFMVAGLERVLVP; via the coding sequence ATGACAAACATGAGAAAAATATATAATTACAATGGGTTCTCCACAGAACCGGATAATAATATTTTTAACCTGGAAGACAATTTCGGGGCCCATCATTACAGCAGGATAAACCTTGTGGTCAGACGCGCCCAAGGCTGCTGGCTGACAGATGACAAGGGAAATAAATACCTGGACTGCCTTGCCGCCTACTCGGCTGCAAACCCGGGACACCATCATCCGGCCATTACCAATGCGCTGATCAGTGCACTCACCGGCCATTATGCCTCGGTGATCTCCAATGTGGTCTTTACAGACCCCTTAGGCATCTTTCTTTCAGAATGTGCGACCTTTGCACCACAGCTGGGTGAAAGATTCGGCGCACACGGCAACAAGGTTCTGGCTAAAAACGGGGGCGTGGAATCGGTGGAAACGGCTCTGAAAGCCATGAGATACTATGGATTTAAGCAAAAAGGAATTGAAGACGGCAAACAGGAGATAATTGTATTTAACCGCAATTTCCATGGCCGTACCATTTCCGTGGTCTCTTTTTCTTCCAATAAAAAATACAACGAGGGGTTCGGTCCTCTGACTCCGGGCTTTGTTTCTGTACCCTTTGGTGATCTGGATGCGGCTGAAAAAGCGGTTACGTCAAACACCTGTGGTATTCTTGTGGAACCTTTCCAGGGTGAAGGCGGCATGGTGATTCCACCCAGGGGTTTCCTCAAAGGACTCAGAAAACTTGCAGACGAAAAAGATCTGTTTCTGGTCTGTGACGAGATCCAGGTGGGCCTGGGCCGTACCGGCAAACGGTTCTGCTTTGAGCATGAAGGCATTGTTCCCGACGGCCTGATCCTCGGCAAGGCCCTTTCCGGGGGCCTGGTTCCTTTATCCGTGTTCATAACCAACGCACAAATTATGGATATGATCTTTTCCAAAGGATCTGACGGTTCCACATTCGGCGGCTACCCCCTGGCCTGCGTGGCCGGTACCGCAGCCTTGAAGGTATTCATGGATGAAAAGCTGGACGAGCAATCTGCTGAGAAAGGAAAACGACTGAAAAAACGCATTGAAGATATCGGCAAACGCTCTCCCCATGTCAAGGAGGTCCGGGGTTTGGGACTTTTCATCGGCATTGAAGTCAAAGAGGGAAATGCCATGGAATTCTGCCGCAAATTGCTCAAGGAACGACTTGTGGTCAATGACAGCCACGGGCACACCATCCGTATCTCTCCGCCCCTGGTCATCAATGATGAAGAGATGGATTTCATGGTGGCTGGACTGGAACGGGTTCTGGTTCCCTGA
- a CDS encoding zinc dependent phospholipase C family protein produces MPKEITHFTIAQQVTRNLPGTSKFFQPIQKCPFVFLMGSVCPDSPFYYLSGPQKQQIRALADPFHRPDKEALVPLLKFLNHHRSPAALALAAGCVCHIMSDTTLHPLVYYYAGMKGLHTGATDRHRYFETAMDLHFQYLFHGKTRLYEVARQATRSEPELYELLNDLFLPQLPQTTFLKHAVQGHATVHALLGASVIRKGTIMMAGTSHPLPESVTSLIYPFGKPCFLSFFSGRLTYRHPCSGSYISTDLLTLIHQAATATIAVLDAIERAMTECEETGNGNQLESLVPADTALPDISPDLPVKTFGAWYGQQDIKPLLYQGTTMPF; encoded by the coding sequence ATGCCAAAAGAGATTACACATTTTACCATAGCTCAACAGGTGACCCGTAATCTGCCCGGAACTTCAAAGTTTTTTCAACCCATTCAAAAATGTCCCTTTGTGTTTCTCATGGGGTCGGTGTGTCCGGATTCGCCGTTTTACTACCTTTCGGGTCCGCAGAAACAACAAATACGCGCCCTGGCTGACCCGTTTCACCGGCCAGACAAAGAAGCCCTTGTACCCCTGCTCAAATTTTTAAACCATCACCGCTCACCTGCGGCCCTGGCACTTGCCGCAGGCTGCGTGTGCCACATCATGTCGGACACAACCCTTCATCCCCTGGTTTATTATTATGCCGGTATGAAGGGGCTTCATACCGGTGCCACAGACCGGCACAGGTATTTTGAAACCGCCATGGATCTTCATTTTCAATATCTGTTCCATGGCAAAACCCGGTTGTATGAAGTTGCCAGACAGGCAACACGTTCAGAGCCAGAACTCTATGAGCTTCTGAACGACCTGTTTTTACCTCAACTTCCCCAAACGACTTTCCTGAAACACGCTGTGCAAGGGCATGCAACGGTCCATGCCCTTCTTGGCGCCTCTGTCATACGCAAGGGCACCATAATGATGGCCGGCACCTCACATCCTTTGCCCGAATCTGTAACCAGCTTGATTTATCCTTTCGGAAAACCCTGTTTTCTGTCTTTTTTTTCAGGCCGTCTTACATACCGGCACCCATGTTCGGGTTCTTATATTTCCACCGACCTTTTGACCTTGATCCATCAGGCGGCAACCGCTACCATTGCAGTCCTGGATGCCATTGAGCGGGCAATGACGGAATGCGAAGAAACCGGCAATGGAAACCAGCTTGAGTCTCTGGTACCGGCGGACACTGCCCTGCCGGATATCAGCCCGGACCTGCCGGTAAAGACATTTGGCGCATGGTATGGACAGCAGGATATAAAACCGCTGTTATACCAGGGAACTACAATGCCATTTTAA
- the trpA gene encoding tryptophan synthase subunit alpha: MTETMTSAPAPAFLETYIREQRKKKDILLMTHIVMGYPSFDASFEIVRQMVEAGVDLMELQIPFSEPMADGPVILKANQASLDNGATVEKCFEFAQKVSDSFDIPFLFMTYGNILYKYGMDSFADRMSEIGVKGAIVPDLPPEEAADYLSAMNRHDLSAVFIFSPETTDQRMKMIDAHATGFIYCLARKGVTGKETQFSQDMGTYLARCQKSTRLPTAVGFGVKEKADIDFLVGKADIAVVGSQTIREVEQKGVNATGPFIRSLTR, encoded by the coding sequence ATGACTGAAACAATGACTTCGGCACCCGCCCCCGCCTTTTTGGAAACCTATATCCGGGAACAGCGAAAGAAAAAAGATATCCTGTTGATGACCCATATTGTCATGGGTTACCCCTCTTTTGACGCATCCTTTGAAATTGTCCGTCAGATGGTGGAAGCCGGCGTGGACCTCATGGAGCTTCAAATTCCGTTTTCAGAGCCCATGGCGGACGGACCGGTGATCCTCAAGGCCAACCAGGCCTCCCTTGACAACGGAGCCACCGTGGAAAAATGTTTTGAGTTTGCCCAAAAAGTATCAGACAGCTTTGACATCCCGTTTCTTTTCATGACCTATGGCAATATTCTCTATAAATACGGCATGGATTCCTTTGCGGACCGGATGTCGGAAATCGGGGTAAAAGGCGCCATTGTGCCGGATCTTCCCCCGGAAGAGGCAGCAGATTATCTGTCCGCCATGAACAGACATGACCTGTCAGCGGTATTTATCTTTTCTCCTGAAACCACAGACCAGCGGATGAAAATGATTGACGCCCATGCCACAGGATTTATTTACTGCCTGGCAAGAAAAGGAGTTACCGGAAAAGAAACACAGTTTTCCCAGGATATGGGAACATACCTTGCCCGGTGCCAAAAATCCACCCGACTGCCCACGGCCGTGGGGTTCGGGGTGAAGGAGAAAGCAGACATTGATTTTCTTGTGGGAAAGGCCGATATTGCCGTGGTAGGATCCCAGACTATCCGGGAGGTGGAGCAAAAAGGGGTGAATGCCACAGGCCCGTTTATCCGCAGCCTGACAAGATGA
- the trpB gene encoding tryptophan synthase subunit beta, whose protein sequence is MKHRGYYGPFGGAFLPEILVATFDELDARFRQAKEDKRFWEEYENLMATYSCRPTPLTYAENLTRHFGGAKIYIKREDLNHTGAHKANNVMGQGLLVKKMNKKRVIAETGAGQHGVATATMAAKFGFDCTIYMGEVDVLRQRPNVFWMEQLGATVVPVTDGTRILKDAINEAFRDWVTNMDTTHYVLGTACGPHPFPEMVSWFQSIIGKEARAQILKAEDRLPSKVFACVGGGSNAMGLFQGFMDDSVELVGVEAGGEGIKSGRHASRLCSEDASPGIAQGYKTYFLQNSDGQMKETHSISAGLDYVGVSPILANMRDQGKARFEYATDTEVVDALKLTMQLEGIIPALESSHAFAGAFKEAGNMSKDDIIIINQSGRGDKDIFTVADAIGDPKWKEFICSKAGEYQND, encoded by the coding sequence ATGAAACACCGCGGATATTACGGCCCCTTTGGCGGGGCGTTTTTACCTGAAATCCTTGTGGCCACCTTTGACGAGCTGGATGCCCGGTTCAGGCAGGCCAAAGAAGACAAGCGTTTCTGGGAAGAATACGAAAACCTGATGGCTACCTATTCCTGCCGGCCCACACCGTTAACCTATGCCGAAAATCTTACCCGGCATTTTGGCGGGGCAAAAATCTATATCAAACGTGAAGATCTGAACCACACAGGGGCACATAAGGCCAACAATGTGATGGGACAAGGGCTTTTGGTCAAAAAGATGAACAAAAAACGGGTGATTGCCGAAACCGGTGCCGGCCAGCACGGTGTGGCCACAGCCACCATGGCCGCCAAATTCGGCTTTGACTGCACCATCTACATGGGTGAGGTGGATGTGCTGCGCCAGCGGCCCAATGTCTTCTGGATGGAGCAGCTTGGCGCCACGGTGGTGCCGGTTACCGACGGCACCCGAATTCTAAAAGATGCCATCAACGAGGCGTTCCGGGACTGGGTGACCAATATGGACACCACCCACTATGTCTTGGGAACCGCCTGCGGCCCTCATCCATTCCCCGAAATGGTCTCCTGGTTCCAGTCCATTATCGGCAAGGAGGCAAGAGCCCAGATTCTAAAAGCCGAAGACCGGTTGCCGTCCAAAGTCTTTGCCTGCGTGGGGGGCGGTTCCAATGCCATGGGACTTTTCCAGGGTTTTATGGATGATTCGGTTGAACTTGTGGGGGTGGAAGCCGGTGGAGAGGGTATTAAATCCGGCCGCCACGCCTCCCGGCTTTGTTCCGAAGATGCCAGTCCCGGCATTGCCCAGGGGTATAAAACCTATTTTCTGCAGAACAGCGACGGCCAGATGAAGGAGACCCACTCCATCTCTGCAGGTCTTGACTATGTCGGCGTTTCCCCCATTCTTGCCAATATGCGGGACCAGGGCAAAGCCCGGTTTGAATATGCCACTGACACCGAAGTGGTCGATGCCCTTAAGCTGACCATGCAGCTGGAAGGCATAATCCCGGCCCTGGAATCTTCCCACGCCTTTGCCGGCGCCTTTAAGGAAGCTGGAAACATGTCAAAGGATGATATCATAATTATCAACCAGTCCGGCCGGGGAGATAAAGACATCTTCACTGTGGCCGATGCCATTGGCGACCCCAAATGGAAAGAATTTATCTGTTCCAAAGCAGGAGAATATCAAAATGACTGA
- a CDS encoding GntR family transcriptional regulator, giving the protein MLNTDSPIPLYYQLAEQLEARIREGVYTPGQAIPSETSLAKTFGLGRPTVRQAMELLVQKGLILKKRGSGTFVKEPPPQIDLFSLAGTSQAFSTKGVPIQKTIIAPLKKQIVAGDVSNPFHGKPAFSMSRLTTAHGNPVLLEDIFMDPDLFDGIDGMDLEEKSLSRVVSERFYLSPLDGTQQFQVETLGEARANLLKMSALDPILVVRRLLNFPQAPGAVYSILFCRTERFAFTQTIQNQK; this is encoded by the coding sequence ATGCTTAATACAGATTCTCCCATTCCCCTTTACTACCAGCTGGCCGAACAGCTCGAGGCCCGTATCAGGGAAGGCGTTTATACTCCCGGCCAAGCGATACCCTCTGAAACGAGCCTTGCCAAGACCTTTGGCCTTGGACGGCCTACGGTACGCCAGGCCATGGAGCTGCTTGTGCAAAAAGGCCTTATCTTAAAAAAAAGGGGATCCGGCACATTTGTCAAAGAGCCACCCCCGCAGATTGATTTATTTTCCCTTGCCGGAACGTCCCAGGCGTTTTCAACCAAAGGGGTACCCATCCAAAAAACAATCATCGCACCTTTAAAAAAGCAGATTGTTGCAGGTGATGTGTCAAATCCCTTCCACGGGAAACCCGCCTTTTCCATGTCACGCCTGACAACGGCCCATGGAAATCCTGTTCTACTGGAAGATATTTTCATGGATCCGGACCTGTTTGACGGCATTGACGGAATGGATCTGGAAGAAAAGTCTTTGTCCCGGGTGGTTTCCGAGCGCTTTTACCTCTCCCCCCTGGACGGTACCCAGCAGTTCCAGGTGGAGACCCTGGGTGAAGCCAGAGCAAATCTTTTAAAGATGTCAGCCCTGGATCCGATCCTGGTGGTCCGGCGTCTGCTCAATTTCCCCCAAGCACCCGGGGCGGTCTATTCCATACTGTTCTGCCGCACTGAACGGTTTGCCTTCACCCAAACCATTCAAAATCAGAAGTGA